The Pyxidicoccus sp. MSG2 DNA segment CTGGGCCGACAGGTCCACCACCTCGTGGAACAGGTGCAGCTCCAGCCCGTCCTTGCGGTCCACGCAGCCGGCGAAGAGAACCACCGGCGTGCCGTGCTCGCGGGCCAGCCGCGCCAGTCCACCCGGGCCCTTGCCCAGCGAGGTCTGCCGGTCGAAGCGGCCCTCGCCGGTGAGCACCACGTCCGCCATCAGCACGCGCCGCTCCAGCCCCAGCGCGCGCGACACCAATTCGTAGCCGGGCACCAGCCGCGCGCCCGCGAGCGCCACCAGCCCGAAGCCGAAGCCTCCCGCCGCGCCCGTGCCGGGCCAGCCGGCGGACGTCGCGCCCACCACCGAGGTCAGGTGCGCCAGCGCCGCCTCCAGCTCCTCCACCGCCGCCGCGTCCGCGCCCTTCTGCGGCCCGAAGAGGTGCGCGGCCCCGTCCGGCCCCAGCAGGGGAGACGTCACGTCCGTGGCGCCCAGCACCTCCACCGTCCCCAGCCGCGGGTGCCGTCCGCTCGCGTCCACCTTCACGAGCCGCGAGAGCGCCGCGCCACCAGGCGGCAGCGGCTGTCCCTGGGCGTCCAGGAAGCGGTAGCCCAGCGCGGTCAATGCGCCCGTGCCGCCGTCCGTGGTGGCGCTGCCGCCCAGCCCGACGATGAGGCGCTCGCAGCCGGAGTCCAGCGCGGCGCGCAGCAACTCACCCGTGCCGTACGTGGAGGCGTTGCGCGCGTCCAGCGCCTCGGGCGCCAGCCGTGACAGGCCGGAGGCCGCCGCCATCTCCACCACCGCGGTGCGCCCGTCATCCAGCAGCGCCCAGTGCGCCTCCACGGGCGCGCCCAGCGGCCCCCGCACCACCTGCGTGCGGCGCTCGCCCCGCGTGCCCGCCAGCAGCGCGTCCACCGTGCCCGGTCCGCCGTCCGCCAGCGGCGCGACGTCCAGCACCACCTCCGGCGAGGACTCGCGAATGCCCCTCGCCATCGCCTCGGCCGCCTGGGCGGAGGTGAGGGTGCCCTTGAACTCCTGCGGTGCGACGAGCCAACGGGGAGAAATCACGGGGAGGGCACCGGGTCCTTCCTGGGAGCATCCGAGGGCATGGCGGGAGGCGGGGCGGGGCGCACGTCCAGCCCGCCTTCGGGAAGGGCCAGGGACTCGCACCGCTCCTCGAGCCCCAGCTCCACACAGCGCTCGTCCGAGCGGCACCGGCCGCGACAGGGCAGGGGCATGCAGTAGCCCGTCTGCTCGTCGCACGTGGTGCCCACGGGACAGGTGGCGTAGCAGCCCCCCGCGGCGCGCTGCGCGGCGGCGCTGCCCATGGCGATGCTGGTGTTGATGAGCGCGTTGACGACGGCGCCGTCCGCGCCCCGACAGCCGGCAAGGACGACGAGCGCGATGAGCCACCGACGCTTTCCTGCCGTCCTCATCGTGCTTCGCTCTCCCGCCATGGCCCGGCTACCGGTGTATCACTCCACCGGGCTTCCCGATCCGCGGTTCGGCACGCACGTGACACAGGTATTCTGGAGTTGCGGCATAGCCCTGAATCCAGACGCGGAATCATGGCGCCTCCGTGTCCGCGGTGACCCGTGCCTCCGCGTGCCAGTCCAGCAGGGGACGGGGTGCCTTCAGGGCTGGCGCCACGCGCTGGGAGATGCGCTCCAGGCGCTCCAGCAGCGCGCCCACCGTCTCGGCCGGCTGTCTCGCCGGGCCGCGGATGCGCTCGCAGAAGAAGGTGCGGCAGCCGAAGGGCCGGTCCGCGTACACGGTGCAGCGCAGGCCCGCGGCGTCCAGGTACGGACAGCCTCCGTCCTCGCGCGGGGGCGGCAGCGGGCGGCCCCTGGCCAGCAAGTCCCACTCCGGTTGCCACAGCCAGGGCTGGCGGCCGGTGCGCGCAAGCTGGCAGCACTCCCCGCTGGCCGGGCAGGAGAAGGGAGCGTACGCCGCGTCCGCCTGGCGGTAGACGGTGCGCACCTCCTTCAGTGCGCGCTCCCGCTCCCGGGTGCCCCCCGCTGGCGAGTCGTCATCCTGCTCGTCCCAGTCCCGCGTCCGCATGGCACCGCTGTTCTCGCACGTCTCGCCGGACCGGGCTCGACGTGCCGGGTTGAAGTTTCCTCAGAGCACGCGCAGCACGAAGCACTTCAGGTAGCGCGTCTCGCGCAGGTTCAGCAGCACGGGGTGGTCCCTCCCCGCGCCGCGTCGCTCGATAATCTGTACGCGCCGCTTCGCGTCCGCTGCGGCCGAGGCCAGCATGTCCTCGAAGGCCTGCTCGTCCACGTGGTACGTGCAGCTCGCGCTGATGAGGATGCCGCCGGGCCGCAGCAGCTGCATGGCGCGGAGGTTGATTTCCTTGTACCCGCGCAGCGCGGCGGCGATGGCGTCCTTGTTCTTCGCGAAGGACGGCGGGTCCAGGACGATGGTGTCGAAGTGCTTGCCGTCGTCCACCGCGTCGCGGAGGAAGTCGAAGGCGTTGGCCACCACCACGTCCAGGTTGGACAGCTTGTTGGCGGCGGCATTCTCGCGAATCAGCGCGGCCGCGGCGTCGGAGATTTCAATCGCCGTCACCGTCTTCGCCCGCGTGGCGAGCTGCAGCGCGAAGCCGCCCACGTACGCGAAGCAGTCCAGCGCCTCGCCGTGGGCGTAGTGCGCCGCCATGACGTGATTCTCGCGCTGGTCCAGGAAGGCGCCCGTCTTCTGGCCCTCGAGCAGGTCCGCGCGCATGCGCACCAGGCCCTCGTCGAAGGACACGGGGCCGGGCAGCTCGCCGCGCAGAAGGCCCTTCTCCGGGGTGAGCCCCTCCAGGTTGCGCACGCCCACGTCCGAGCGGTTGATGATGCCGCGCGGGTGGAACTGCGCCTCCAGCAGGTCCACGAAGAGCGCCTTGCGCTGTTCCGTCGCCGGCACGAGGAACTGGACGCTGAGGTAGTCGCCGTAGCGGTCCACCACGAGGCCCGGAATCCCGTCCGCCTCGCCGTGGACGAGGCGGTAGGTCTTCTCGCCCGGCAGCGCGCGGCGGCGCAATTCGTCCGCGGCCAGGAGGCGCTGGCGGAAGAAGTCCTCGTCCACCGCGACGTCTTCGAAGGTGAGCCAGCGCAGCGAAATCTTGGACTGCTTCGAATAGAAGGCCTTGCCGAGGAACCAGCCGCGGCTGTCCGTCACCCGCACCACCTCGCCGCCGGCGAGGCCCGGGTCGCCGTTGAGGTCCGCGCGGTAGATCCACGGGTGGCCGGCCTGCCAGCGCTCGACGCCGCGGCGCACCAGGGAGACCTGGGGCAGGCCGTCGGGGGCGAGGTCCGGCGTGGTGCGGTCCGGGGCGGGCTTCTCCGGGCGGCCGTGGGGCCGGTTGCGGCCCTGCTGCGGGGAGCTGCGGCCCTGCTGTGGAGAGGAGGGCCTCCCACCGCGGTGGGGATTCGGGGGCTTGGGGGAGGTGGGCATGGCGTTCGCGGCGTATACTCGCAACCCGCGTGAGATACGAGTTGCTCCTCCAGACGATGACGCCGGGCGTACCCTACGAGCCGGCGAGGGTGGATGCCCTCCTGGCCGAGCGGCGGGTGGCCGCCCGCCCGGACGGGCTGCGCGTGTGGCACCTGCGCGGCGGCGACGTGGAGGTGGGCGAGCTGCGCGAGGGCGGCCAGGTGGTGGCCACCGAGCTGCGCGTGCCGCTGTCGGACCGGCCGGACCTGGTGCGGGAGGTGGTGACCGAGGCGGCGACGCTGGCCGCCGCGGCCGGGGCCCGGCTGGTGGACCCGCAGCTCGGCCGCTCGCTGTCCGCCAATGACGACGGCGTGGTGGTGGAGCAGTACATGCGCACCGCCTGGTACGCGGGCCACATGGCCGGTGTCTCCGGGGCGATGAGCGTGGGGAGCCCCTCGGAGGCCGCGCGCGAGTCGCGGAGCTTCATGCCGTCCGGGCGCTTCTTCCTCATCGCCATCGGCGTGTTGTTCGCCCTGTACCTGGTGGTGGACTCGCTCCTGTCGAACCTCGGCGGGCGGTAGGCGCCGCCGGGCCGGTTGTCCGGCGCGGACGTGCCCGGCGCGTTAGGTTGGGGGCGTGTTCAAGTACCTCCTGCTGGCCTTCACCGTGGTGCCGTTCATCGAGCTGTACCTGCTGCTGGCCATTGGCCGGGAGGTGGGCTTCCTGCCCACGCTCGCCATGGTGCTGGTGACAGGCATGGTGGGTGCGTGGCTGGCCCGGCGGGAGGGTGGCCGCGTGCTGCGGAGCTGGCGCGAGTCCATGGCCCGGGGACAGGTACCCGAGGAGGGCATCGTCAGCGGCGCGCTGGTGCTGGTGGGCGGCGCGCTGCTCGTGGCGCCGGGCGTGTTCACGGACGTGGTGGGGTTGCTGCTGCTCATTTCTCCGACACGCCGCTTCGTGGCCGCGCGGCTGCGCAAGTCACTGGAGCGCAAGGTGCGGGACGGTTCCGTGCGCGTCACCACCGTGGGGATGGGCGGCTTCGGCGGTTTCGGTGGGGCTCAGGGGCCGTTCGCCGGGGGCACCTTCGACGAGGTGTCTCCGCGCTCGCGCCAGGGCGGCACCCGGGCCGAGGTGGACGCGGAGTTCACCGAGGACAAGCCGCGTCACTGACGAGGGGACGCGCGAAGCTCAGCCGCGCGTGCCGACGCGCGTGCCGCCGAGGCTGGTTTCCAGCGTGGTGGAGCCTGCCCTCCAGGGACGCGCCTGCTCACGCACCCAGCGCCCGGCGCGGGCCACCAGGGTGCAGACCACCAGCAGCGCCAGGCCCACACCCATCGCGGCGGGGACGCCCAGCGTGGGTCCGATGTGTCCCGCCAGGCCGGTGATGTCCGCCCAGCCGTAGACCACCGGCAGGTGCAGCACGTAGACCCACAGCGACAGGCGACCGAACGGAGCCAGCAGTCCACTGAGCCGCCGCGGCGCCAGATTCACGGCGCCCAGCACCATCAGCCCCTGGCCCACCCGGTACATCACCATCCACGGGCTCGCGGCGTTCCAGTCCGCCGGCAGCACCTGCGTCAGCCCGAGCAGCCCGGCCCCCAGCGCCAGCAGCGCGAGGCCCTGCGGCCAGCCCGGGCGCAGCAGGTGCAGCGCGTGTGCGGCCAGCGCGCCCGCGAAGAAGAAGCCCGCCCAGGGGAAGAAGGGGAAGCGGCTGCCCTCGGCGCTGCCGATGAACTGCTGCAACGGTCCGGGCAGCCCCGCGCCCAGGCGCCACATGGCCGCGCTCACCAGGGGGATGCCCACCGCCAGCGCGAGCAGCACCCCCGCCCGGCCCCAGCGCGCCGGCGCCAGCGCGAGCAGCGTGGAGCCCAGCAGCAGCGCGAAGCCGATGCACTGGAGCGCGTCGAAGGCGAAGACGTGCGTGAGCATCTGCTCCGTCCACCCCAGGTCCCTCACCGCGCCCCAGCCCGGCCAGTGCAGGAGATAGCCCAGGAACAGCAGCAGCAACGCCCGGCGCACGCGGCGCCCGTAGATGTCGCGCGCCGCCGTGGGCTTCGTCCCCAGCGCCGCAACCACCGCCCAGCCGCTCACCAGCAGGAACAGCGGCGCGGTGACGCCTCGGAAGGCCCAGTAGTGCTGCACCCAGGGAAGCGCGCGCGCCGCGGGAGTCAGCAGCGCGTCCAGCGTGTGCCCCATCACCATTGCAAAGACAGCCAGTCCCCGCGCCCCATCGAGTCCGGGGTGGCGGGTGGGCTGCTTCTCGAAAGTGAATGAGGGGCCGAGTCTCTTCACGCAACCTGGAGCATAGGCCGATGTGCGGGCCGCGTCTCGAAAACGCACAAATCGAGGGGACGTCCCTTCACTCCGAGGACAGGCTCCCGGACAGGTCGTGTGGTGCTACATGTCTGGGCATGCAACCGACGCGACGCTCCCTCCTCGCCCTGCTGCTCGTCCTGCCTGGCACGTCCGCCCTGGGCGCGGCCGGTGACGACTGGCTCGGCGCGGACAAGGCGAAGCACTTCGCCGCGTGCACCGTCCTCGCGGGCGCGGGCTATGCCGGAGGCGCGCTCCTCTTCGAAGCTCCTTCGGCGCGGTGGCTCACCGGCGCGGGGCTCGCGATGGGGGCCGGGCTGGGGAAGGAGTTGTACGACACCCGGAGCGGAGGCTCGGGCTTCTCCGTGAAGGACCTCGCGTGGGACGCCGTCGGCACGGCCACGGGGCTCGGCGTGGCGTACCTGGTGGACCGGTTCGTCTTCGGACGTGAGGCGCCGGCGTCCCCACCCGTGGGCCTACGGACCGTTGCCCCGTTCATCCTCGACGGGCGCGGCACCGCGCTCATCCTCCACGGGAGCGGCGGCGGTGCCCCGCGCCTTGCGCTCGACGAGCTGCACCAGCTTCTCGCGCTGAAGGCGCGGGTCCACCGTCAACAGGGCGCCGCCCCGGCCGTCGCCGCTGGTGACGAGCACGGTGACCTGCCCGCGCGGGCACTGGTTCATGCAGCCGGTGGGCATGACGCGGACGTGCTCGGACAG contains these protein-coding regions:
- a CDS encoding glycerate kinase — protein: MISPRWLVAPQEFKGTLTSAQAAEAMARGIRESSPEVVLDVAPLADGGPGTVDALLAGTRGERRTQVVRGPLGAPVEAHWALLDDGRTAVVEMAAASGLSRLAPEALDARNASTYGTGELLRAALDSGCERLIVGLGGSATTDGGTGALTALGYRFLDAQGQPLPPGGAALSRLVKVDASGRHPRLGTVEVLGATDVTSPLLGPDGAAHLFGPQKGADAAAVEELEAALAHLTSVVGATSAGWPGTGAAGGFGFGLVALAGARLVPGYELVSRALGLERRVLMADVVLTGEGRFDRQTSLGKGPGGLARLAREHGTPVVLFAGCVDRKDGLELHLFHEVVDLSAQARPEDSASKALCEAAARWCAARLKNER
- a CDS encoding YkgJ family cysteine cluster protein, which translates into the protein MRTRDWDEQDDDSPAGGTRERERALKEVRTVYRQADAAYAPFSCPASGECCQLARTGRQPWLWQPEWDLLARGRPLPPPREDGGCPYLDAAGLRCTVYADRPFGCRTFFCERIRGPARQPAETVGALLERLERISQRVAPALKAPRPLLDWHAEARVTADTEAP
- a CDS encoding class I SAM-dependent rRNA methyltransferase, with the translated sequence MPTSPKPPNPHRGGRPSSPQQGRSSPQQGRNRPHGRPEKPAPDRTTPDLAPDGLPQVSLVRRGVERWQAGHPWIYRADLNGDPGLAGGEVVRVTDSRGWFLGKAFYSKQSKISLRWLTFEDVAVDEDFFRQRLLAADELRRRALPGEKTYRLVHGEADGIPGLVVDRYGDYLSVQFLVPATEQRKALFVDLLEAQFHPRGIINRSDVGVRNLEGLTPEKGLLRGELPGPVSFDEGLVRMRADLLEGQKTGAFLDQRENHVMAAHYAHGEALDCFAYVGGFALQLATRAKTVTAIEISDAAAALIRENAAANKLSNLDVVVANAFDFLRDAVDDGKHFDTIVLDPPSFAKNKDAIAAALRGYKEINLRAMQLLRPGGILISASCTYHVDEQAFEDMLASAAADAKRRVQIIERRGAGRDHPVLLNLRETRYLKCFVLRVL
- a CDS encoding FxsA family protein gives rise to the protein MFKYLLLAFTVVPFIELYLLLAIGREVGFLPTLAMVLVTGMVGAWLARREGGRVLRSWRESMARGQVPEEGIVSGALVLVGGALLVAPGVFTDVVGLLLLISPTRRFVAARLRKSLERKVRDGSVRVTTVGMGGFGGFGGAQGPFAGGTFDEVSPRSRQGGTRAEVDAEFTEDKPRH
- a CDS encoding acyltransferase family protein translates to MRFRDAARTSAYAPGCVKRLGPSFTFEKQPTRHPGLDGARGLAVFAMVMGHTLDALLTPAARALPWVQHYWAFRGVTAPLFLLVSGWAVVAALGTKPTAARDIYGRRVRRALLLLFLGYLLHWPGWGAVRDLGWTEQMLTHVFAFDALQCIGFALLLGSTLLALAPARWGRAGVLLALAVGIPLVSAAMWRLGAGLPGPLQQFIGSAEGSRFPFFPWAGFFFAGALAAHALHLLRPGWPQGLALLALGAGLLGLTQVLPADWNAASPWMVMYRVGQGLMVLGAVNLAPRRLSGLLAPFGRLSLWVYVLHLPVVYGWADITGLAGHIGPTLGVPAAMGVGLALLVVCTLVARAGRWVREQARPWRAGSTTLETSLGGTRVGTRG
- a CDS encoding YfiM family protein, with protein sequence MQPTRRSLLALLLVLPGTSALGAAGDDWLGADKAKHFAACTVLAGAGYAGGALLFEAPSARWLTGAGLAMGAGLGKELYDTRSGGSGFSVKDLAWDAVGTATGLGVAYLVDRFVFGREAPASPPVGLRTVAPFILDGRGTALILHGSGGGAPRLALDELHQLLALKARVHRQQGAAPAVAAGDEHGDLPARALVHAAGGHDADVLGQAPLGERTLEPARQVQASASRATAHEALAADEDFHFPHRIHRFIPAVVLHPSSSAMESRAPDAPLRVR